The sequence CGCCCGCGGACATCGCTCGCGCGCTGGCGGCCCAGCATGGCCTGCCCTACGTGGAGCTTCCCGAGGACATCCCCGCGGCGGTCAGCACGCTGGTGTCCGTGGACTTCCAGTCCGAGCACCGCGTGCTGCCCTTCCGCGTGGAGGTGGAGGGGCGCAGCGAGCGCATCCACATCGCCGTGGAGGACCCGGGAAATCTGACGCTGGTGGACGAGCTGCGTTTCCAACTGCGCAAGCAGGTGCGCGTCTTCGTGGCGTCCTCGGACGACATGGACACCGCGCTGGCGCGCGCGCGCGGCGAGCCGCTGGACATCGTGGAGGCCGAGCCGCTGGACGACGAGGTGCCCACGCCGCCGCCTCCGCCGGTGGGCAAGAGCGCGTCGGTGGCGTGGGACTTCCCCGAGGCCCCGAAGGCCGCTCCCCATCCCGTGGCGAAGCCCGCCGCCGCTCCCGCGCGGCCGGCGCCGAGGGCCACCCCGCCGCCTCCGCCCGTGGAGACTCCGCCACCGCCTCCGGGCGCGGACGTACTGGATGACCTGCTGGGCGTGAAGCCCGCCGCGAGCTCGAAGCCTCCG comes from Pyxidicoccus parkwaysis and encodes:
- a CDS encoding general secretion pathway protein GspE — translated: MRKKIGELLIEAGVVTEQQVRAALSRRGAPGHQRLGEVLVAQGLCTPADIARALAAQHGLPYVELPEDIPAAVSTLVSVDFQSEHRVLPFRVEVEGRSERIHIAVEDPGNLTLVDELRFQLRKQVRVFVASSDDMDTALARARGEPLDIVEAEPLDDEVPTPPPPPVGKSASVAWDFPEAPKAAPHPVAKPAAAPARPAPRATPPPPPVETPPPPPGADVLDDLLGVKPAASSKPPPPPPPDEAGGKPRVPVVLFGGAAQGARPSVQLTPTPQFSDEDLAVLDDIERISRGEEASLDTEKVKPARMVASLIRLLIRKGLIQEGEFLEELARK